The following are from one region of the Rosistilla carotiformis genome:
- a CDS encoding tetratricopeptide repeat protein: MKRTTSHRRSALTASSGKQPASETRKVRASKSDPPRGVSFSMRTCIALTAAAVVLAFANSFYGVFLFDDQPNIHENMSLRSLQATWEASGTDVPSGLWNRPVGRWSLAVNYWISGLEPWSYHAVNLAIHLVASLILLDLLRRTMHLRGTPLWIREHANPIALVVTLVWAVHPLQTESVTYIVQRLESLMGMFYLATIYCLLRGARSRRHWWWYAAAVASCWLGAFTKEVMVTAPVVALLYDRIFLSRSWLTVLRRRGWVHAMTLPSSIYLVWAARRLPLLPRPASRPSIPSPFSDYTDPWNYLLSQPGVLLHYLQLTFWPRGQCLDYMWPVADSWPEIVLPGLVIIVLLTASFVALWRWPRLGFVGLASFLVLAPTSTIIPLRLAFEHRMYLSLAGVSLLTVLAAGWAIRRSIDDPTQQRRVAIGLSTIVLLSLIVTTHLRNTVYYSRLAMFQDNVAKAPENIFAYMNLGDYYLEVDDPASALPLFQVTTKIKPEDARTWTCVGCALKELGKLDQAAAMLKRAVELNPDYSQANHHYAVALEQLDDWPAAVEHFEKAIAQDPGNATIHNDVAVALGSRGLFADAEGYLRQALLLNPEHGEAHTNLGSMIMSQGGSPREAEFHFREAVRLQPDSREAALNLQRVQQLAAPAAVGDRKQKG, translated from the coding sequence ATGAAACGAACCACATCACATCGCCGCAGCGCGTTGACCGCAAGTTCTGGCAAGCAGCCAGCCTCGGAAACGAGGAAGGTCCGCGCCTCGAAAAGCGATCCACCCCGCGGTGTTTCGTTTTCGATGAGAACATGTATCGCCCTGACCGCCGCGGCGGTGGTGCTTGCGTTTGCCAACAGTTTTTATGGCGTCTTCCTTTTTGACGATCAACCGAACATCCACGAGAACATGTCGCTGCGATCGCTGCAGGCGACGTGGGAGGCCAGCGGAACCGACGTCCCATCCGGGCTTTGGAATCGTCCCGTCGGGCGATGGTCGCTGGCGGTCAATTATTGGATCAGCGGACTGGAGCCGTGGAGCTACCATGCTGTCAATCTTGCGATCCATCTGGTCGCCTCGCTGATCCTGTTGGATCTGCTGCGACGGACGATGCATCTGCGTGGCACGCCCCTTTGGATCCGCGAGCATGCCAATCCGATCGCGCTGGTCGTGACGCTTGTCTGGGCCGTCCATCCGCTGCAGACCGAAAGCGTCACCTATATCGTCCAGCGACTCGAATCGTTGATGGGCATGTTTTATCTAGCGACGATCTATTGCCTGTTGCGAGGCGCTCGATCTCGCCGACACTGGTGGTGGTATGCTGCAGCAGTGGCCAGTTGCTGGCTCGGTGCTTTTACCAAAGAGGTGATGGTTACCGCGCCGGTGGTCGCATTGTTATACGACCGGATTTTCTTAAGCCGATCGTGGCTTACCGTATTGCGGCGACGCGGCTGGGTTCACGCGATGACGCTGCCGTCGTCGATCTATCTCGTCTGGGCCGCCCGGCGGTTGCCGCTGTTGCCACGCCCCGCGTCGCGGCCTTCGATCCCCAGTCCTTTCAGCGACTATACCGATCCGTGGAATTACCTGCTGTCGCAGCCGGGTGTGCTGCTGCATTACCTGCAGTTGACCTTCTGGCCGCGCGGCCAGTGCCTCGATTACATGTGGCCGGTCGCCGATAGTTGGCCCGAAATCGTGCTGCCCGGACTGGTGATCATCGTCCTATTAACCGCATCGTTTGTCGCGCTGTGGCGCTGGCCACGGTTGGGCTTCGTCGGCTTGGCCTCGTTCCTCGTCTTGGCACCCACGTCGACAATCATCCCGCTGCGACTGGCCTTTGAGCACCGGATGTATCTTTCGTTGGCGGGCGTGTCGCTGTTGACAGTGCTAGCCGCTGGGTGGGCGATTCGCCGCTCTATCGACGATCCCACGCAGCAGCGACGTGTGGCGATCGGACTCTCGACGATTGTCCTACTCTCGCTGATCGTCACAACGCATCTCCGAAACACTGTCTACTACAGTCGCTTGGCAATGTTTCAAGACAACGTCGCCAAGGCGCCTGAAAACATCTTCGCCTACATGAATCTGGGCGACTATTACCTGGAAGTCGACGACCCGGCGAGTGCATTGCCCCTGTTCCAAGTGACGACCAAGATCAAGCCTGAAGATGCGCGAACCTGGACCTGCGTCGGTTGCGCGTTGAAGGAATTGGGCAAGCTCGACCAAGCGGCGGCGATGCTGAAGCGAGCTGTCGAATTGAACCCCGATTATTCCCAGGCCAACCACCACTACGCCGTCGCGTTGGAGCAATTGGACGATTGGCCCGCGGCGGTGGAGCACTTTGAAAAGGCGATCGCCCAGGATCCAGGGAACGCCACGATTCATAACGATGTCGCCGTCGCGTTGGGTTCGCGTGGCCTGTTCGCCGATGCGGAAGGCTATCTGCGGCAGGCGCTTCTGCTGAACCCCGAACATGGCGAGGCGCATACGAATCTGGGAAGCATGATCATGAGCCAAGGGGGCTCGCCGCGGGAAGCGGAGTTCCATTTCCGCGAGGCAGTGCGACTGCAACCCGACAGTCGCGAGGCGGCT